The DNA sequence ttaaagaaactttacaaatagactgggagtttatccatactcacgaattttaatgtagtattctccattttatatttgatctcactatcttaatatgcaaaatgcaccatttctctacttaagatttaaatgtctttgaaacatataaatctatacttttgtagaaaaattatttatgtgagtaatcgttaaaaaggagatgcaaaatttgagtccatgtcttcaaaattaattgacttgtatgatttctaatatgatagaattctagtatgcaccgattttgacttgttggaatacatattcttaatgaaattcacacaagtactaaataaagttagtaaaatcaagtgtaatgaatatccccaccatttactaacatttattctatttatggagatatgttccataatctttggtgctataatgtagaagaattcttattaataacacatttcttattgtcagattgaacttgcatatctttatgagtgacatcatttgtagtaaagacctctaaatgtgtctaaatcaagtttcaatagaatcttggaacataaaggtctttgccaattttaaaacaaagccactactatattgcttgttccttaaacttctaaatgtgagaacttatcttgtctgtggataagatttgctcacagttactgactttcttaggtttatttgtaaaccttgcaagaaattatgaatgtggaataacaatctaaaataatccactatgtgttaataatcacattaactatattaaaatgaattcatacacaataaattaaaatttattggtgataataaagtgtgatttatttttcttaattatacagtaaaaactgtatatgctagatgaagttatcagaataaattttgaaaatttctactgttatggaagaaattttctactagtatggaagaaatttatgaatagtgatgtaataaaattacatatatagttttgaggtttaaatgaatcatgtttttaccaatgaataaacatgcttaaatatgaaatcttattaaacaaaaattgcccgtgggctaaatttttaatttaataagattagatttagatgtagattatgatagatttacacaatttatgaaaaacttaaagtttaatatttctatcttaatgaaaggtatgaaacacttaattatttataaatgtttcaaaattttatactttatgataaaattattaaattaaatctacataatttcctgtgggataaattaagagaatttaatttaacatattaatcatgtgaatataataaaatcactgtagggtaagattattatgttcacataattcatgtccattatgtgatcttaatccacttaatatatataattttatataattaaggatgctgtggctactccctaattatttaaaattatgtggttcactagacaccaaagtataaactgaagattaaaattttactaaatccaaaattgcctgtgggctaaattttaaatttaataaaattagatgaactttatgatagatttaattaaacaattagttttggaaaatgaaggtttattatctatctttaattaaatttgtgataacactattaaattaaatcctcataactccctgtggggtaaattaagagaacttaatttaacatattatcctaattaattatacaaatataataaaatccctgtggggtaaaattattatacctatataattaattacaagttatgtccattaaggtgaattttaattaatatataattttatacaaataaggatgctgtggctactccctaattatataaaattatattttcactttgacattaggtattgggctctacctaaaagtaatttcgttgttaacataataaacaatcactgagattagtgctcctagtgtggtcgtccgaagatcattaaaaaccgttctagatacgagcatttgtcccaaattcatgttttcttatgtcaaaccacaaaattacttacattttattcatattttattcattttaggaagttttatgaatattttatgaagttttatgaaacttaatgtgctatataaaatattcaacctatcttaatgtttgaatatttctaaatatatctagcactataaaaggaatttatgtatagcatttaaatcatacaaatctaaattaattgcattaaacataaatttgccaaataaatacaaattaatacaattattgtatgataataaattaaatgcttaattccataatatataattaattatgcatttatgaccatataatatcttaaatatttatactaataattaatttgtataaataaggtaattatacaaattagtacaattaattatatggaatgaattaaatgcaaaattaaagactatacttaatggcagattttttaaattttattaatttaaacaataaattacataaatttggtaataaataattaaatgcacaattatacaaattgcacaattattacatgcctaaataaatcatgtaattaattaccatattaaaacaaatttccattttcagtttatactaaataacatattaattctaaatatatgtattaaattaaaaatggaaattaatgaatgtaatttattgactaaattaacaataggagaataatttatatttccaaataaataaaaaatatataaaaaaaaatcgaaatttttttttttcccttttttttttttttttttgaaaaatacactgccataaacgacataataaaatttccttaaacttccaaaaatcatgaaatcaattccaaatgaatctaaatgcaaaaattaagacattcatatagattttatgcatcgaaaatacataaaacaaagactttaaaaatcaccaaaattttctgaaaaataattttgagatttctttgttttttcaaagtggattttcatgcttagaacaatctatattaatatatgaatgtattaatacatatacaatatatatataaatatgtatacatatatatacagaaaaataaaaatactgtatgtatatatataaacatgaaatgtatatatgtatatatttgtatatagcatttagatatataaataatatatatatacaacatatatacgtaatgaaatgaagaaaatatatatatatatatgtatatgaatatatatatatatgaactgaatgaataaacaagtatatatgtatgaaaatatatatgtatatatataattgggattgaatgaatatgaatatataaatatatacacaaacgaaaataaatatatatatcaacactgaattaaatatatatatatataaacacactgTATATACGAATATAAATGTGCATATCTATATGAACATATagattatgaaatattaatataaaagtatatatataaatatgaaactcaaactaaaatcaaggcagagataaaaactgctctgataccaactgttagattTAATGGTATAAACTGAAatgtatatgtttaagtattaagtgcggaattaatcaaacatatatacactatgaataaggatcgaaatacctccagccattgaatcttgagcttcaaacccacataagctttgatttgcaaaggaaattgactaccatgggtaatcgggcttcctcgctctctcaactctctttagatggaatttgctgttatgaacagaatgagtgaggagctcggggaccgagaccctatatttataggtgagatactccatcagtatctgcgccacattaattgtcagaatattttgacaattaattcaggaaatcaaatcaggtaatgaatatagaaatctgaccatatatagaatattacataattgattttgtccagatttaatgaatataaaatattcatttaacagaaaatcaattatttatttatttccttaaatagaaaatcatttccttaattagaaaataatttccataaataaaatattctaataattgCAGCATCACAATTAACTTTAAGAATACCGATATTCTATTTCATCCACTACTCAAAAGATACAATGATAGAAAATATTGCAGTAGGTTCATTCAATCTCGTATCTTgagcactcaactattgtgtaTATAACTGCAATACTAACAACTCCTTTAATCGCAAAGAAATTGTTATTACTAACCAACATTGATATGATGACGAGTCATcgaaaaaataagaagaatcaacaacaaaaaaaacaaaacaaaattatgTTATACAGACAAACTAAAACACTCAAAACTATGTTACAGAGTTAAACTAAAACACTGAAAACTATGTCGTAGAGATAAAACTAAAACACTCAAAACTATGTGAAAACTAATCGCAGTAGGAAAAATCGAATTATAGTAGCAAAACATAACCCCGACCAAGCCGCACTTTAGCCCAAGAAAGGCGAGGGCTAGAGAAAAAAAACAACCTCTAATAGCTATCCATTTAGAAATCAGAAACCCTAATTTTTCTTTACCCTTTGGATATAAATAATGTTAGTTAAGAAAAACGGTGAATATTGAatcatttattacatatatgtatGCAAAACTTCATTACACCACATACAAAATTATCATGGCTAAATTGCAAGGAGGAGATCATCATGATAAACTAACATGTACCAAAGGAAGAGGAACGAGCAAGAATAGATATCTACAAATACTATGGTAAAGAATGGCTAAACGATGAAAAAGACTTTTTCTTTTATCAACCTCAAATATTTATAGAACTAAAACTAAACAACGAAGGTTCATAGATGGAGACAGGAGCTCCACCTTCTTAACAAAAATGAAACCAACAGAACTTAGGGAAGCTTCCTTAGTAGGCAATAAGAGTTACAATCTCTAGAAATATCCAATGGACGCAATTATATAAAGTAAAAAACTCATATCTGGATACAAAATCACGGGTGTGCCAAATTTTTTTCATGTATAATATATGATTTTCTGTGTTTACTATTAATATACTTGGAAATATTACTAAATGTAGTTTGAATATGAGGCATTAAGTCTAATTGTAGTCTTAATTAGTATATGTTTCTTATTCACTAGAAAAATAAAACCAATTAAGAAAAAAGGTGATTATTCAatcatttattatatatatgcatacaaaACTTCATTACACCACTCACCACATACAAAATTATCATGGCTAAAATGCAAGAAGGAGGAGATCATCATGATGAACTAACATGTAGAGCAAAGGAGGAAGATGAACAAGAAGAGGAACGAGCAAGAATAGATATCTACAAATATGTATTTGGGTTCGTAGAAATGGCTGTAGTGAAATGCGCCATTGAGCTGGGAATAGCTGACACCATCGAACGCCATGGGCGCCCCATGTCTCTCAAGGAGTTATCATCAGCCTTAGGCTGTACTCCTCATAACATTCACCGCATCATGAGATTCTTGGTGAACCGAAGAATATTCAAAGAGATCAAAAACGACATCGTTAATGATGAAGGAGCTGGTACTCTATACGTACAAACATCCCTCTCACGACTCCTCATCAAGTCCGGAGAAAGAAGCATGGCATCTTTTGTGTTGATGGAGAGCAGTAAGCCTATGCTGGCGCCGTGGCACTGCCTTAGCGCCCGTCTCAAGGCGGAAGTAATTGATAACTCTTTGACGCCATTTGAGGAGGCGAATGGCCAGGATTTATGGAGCTACACGGCAGCCAATCCTGAACACAGCCAGCTCTTGAATGAAGCAATGGCCTGTAATGCCAGGGTCACAGTGGCTGCAATATTAGACAGTTGTTTGGAGGTGTTTGATGGTGTTGGTAGCATAGTCGATGTTGGCGGTGGAAATGGAACCGCTATGCAGCTGTTGGTTAAGGGTTGTCCTTGGATTAAGGAAGGAATTCTTTTTGATCTTCCCCATGTTGTGTCTGTTGCGCTAAAATCTGATCGTGTTGTCCATGTTGGTGGTGACATGTTTGAGTCTGTTCCTAAAGCTGATGCTGCTTTTCTTATGGTACGtacttatatacatatatatagtatataaaaTTATTCAGTTTAGACTGATCAGTACTTAATATTGGATTTATATATGCAGTGGGTTCTTCATGACTGGGAAGACAAAGATTGTATTCAAATACTAAAGAATTGTAGGGAAGCTATTTCAGAGAAAGGGAAAGTGATAATCGTTGAATCTGTGATTGAAAATAACAAAGAGCAAAATAATGGTATGAAGAAAGATGAGTTGGAGTTTAAAGATGTGGGTTTGTTTCTTGATATGGTGATGATGGCTCATACCAACAAAGGCAAAGAGAGGACCTTGGATCAATGGGTGTACGTTCTTCACCAAGCAGGCTTCACTCGATACAACGTTAGATCTATTAAGGGTGCTATCTCTTCTCTTATTGAGGCTTTTCCAATATAATATATGATTCGGttgttttaataaattattaatctcAATATTGTGGTCATGTTAAATGGCTTTTGTGTAATTTCTTATTTTGGGGATAATGGTCTTCATTATCTAAGTTATTTGGTTTAAGctcttttgtttattttatatatttttatcaatAAAGTATTctgctatttttatttattaacgactcgcactatgatttttaatttgaaGCGTTTTTTCTTGTTTGTTATGTTGGTGTGCAAGAACAATAATAGACACATTATTGTTCATGTTCTTGCTAGGTGTGTCCCATCTTAGCTGTGGTTTTGTTTCCTTTTGGGAGGTGGATCTCCTTGTGATCACCAGGATTTTAAATCTTCTTTAATGAATTTGAGGTtttccagaaaaaaaaaaacaaataatagaCACATTATTGATGGTTAAGTTAAGATATGTCTATTTTGtgacaattttttgaaaatgggTGATGGATTTCAAACGGACTAAATGTGCAATATCATTATTAGGCTAACTCTATAACCAATACATGTCTAATATATTTAAGTTATCAATATCAAGAATCTAAATAAtccattaattttatataagctAGTCCCTAATTTTATATGAGCAGGGCCGGTCCTAAGGTATATGGGGCCTAAggcaaaattaaattttgggacCCCTATATATAGTTTAACTATTATGAAAATGATAGTTTTAGTGCTTAGTGTAAtggtaaaatttttaaaaactcttGAGAGCTCCGAACTTCAATCCCTTATAACTacacattaaatatttttaaacaaaactAAAAAGTAAAGATTGAGAATTGATCCCATGATCTCTTAGTTTAAAGTAAAACCTTTTACCACTACACCAAataattattgttatattttcttcttatttaataacata is a window from the Cannabis sativa cultivar Pink pepper isolate KNU-18-1 chromosome 1, ASM2916894v1, whole genome shotgun sequence genome containing:
- the LOC115708181 gene encoding acetylserotonin O-methyltransferase, whose protein sequence is MAKMQEGGDHHDELTCRAKEEDEQEEERARIDIYKYVFGFVEMAVVKCAIELGIADTIERHGRPMSLKELSSALGCTPHNIHRIMRFLVNRRIFKEIKNDIVNDEGAGTLYVQTSLSRLLIKSGERSMASFVLMESSKPMLAPWHCLSARLKAEVIDNSLTPFEEANGQDLWSYTAANPEHSQLLNEAMACNARVTVAAILDSCLEVFDGVGSIVDVGGGNGTAMQLLVKGCPWIKEGILFDLPHVVSVALKSDRVVHVGGDMFESVPKADAAFLMWVLHDWEDKDCIQILKNCREAISEKGKVIIVESVIENNKEQNNGMKKDELEFKDVGLFLDMVMMAHTNKGKERTLDQWVYVLHQAGFTRYNVRSIKGAISSLIEAFPI